From the genome of Corticium candelabrum chromosome 2 unlocalized genomic scaffold, ooCorCand1.1 SUPER_2_unloc_2, whole genome shotgun sequence:
tttgcttctctcgacttaggagtataaatttgtacctggtcattgactggggtcgtAAGAGGCCATCGGCTGTGTCGTGAcgtcagccactggggtcctggtgagactctGTGTGCTTACACCACAGTTAGCTCATAAGTCTGTGCTTCTGCCAGTGCCTTGTCTGGCTCCaagagtttgctagcgcagacCCAGTgatccctgagtagcgcacagggccaaCTTAGCAGCTTGGggtgtgacctctgagaggcagctcctaaCATttagggtgtgtgtgtgtgtgtgtgtgtgtgtgtgtgtgtgtgtgtgtgtgtgtgtgtgtgtgtgtgtgtgtgtgtgtgtgtgtgtgtgtgtgtgtgtgtgtgtgtgtgtgtgtgtgtgtgttgatatgtttacctgtatgtatatttattttaatgttATCCTGTTTGTGCAGGTGAGTTCCCCAACTGCATCTTCAGCATCAGTTGTACCTAACAGCAGTAAGTCATAATGCAAACAATGATATAGAGTTTACAGTGTCCTCCCACTAGAGCTTGACACGCAGGCATTTTGTTGCTTAATTACTTTGTATTAATGCAGCTCTTCTAAGCATATTGTGTCAGCCGCATGGGCTGCACCGAATCCTATTACACTACTATAGTGTTCCTCACTTGTGTAATAATTTGAATGTGATAGCCAATTATCTGAGTGTGACAAGCAGATATATATTTGATTGACTTATGCAAACACTTGTATACAAGCTGTATGAGTACCTGAATACATCtaatgtgttgtatgtagataaTCATTACAGTAAACGTTGAGATGATAGACTGTAATAGAGATCTAAATACATATACCGTACAAGAAGTCTGTATTCTCTCGTGTCTTCAGTTTGTGAAGAAGAGAATTAAAATCTACTTTCAGTGTTCAGTTCTACACTTTGTGTAGCCGGTGCATGGTGCAGCTATAGTAACAACATTTCACTCGACATTGATGATGAGGTGCTATGACTGACAAAGTGCAATTTAGCGGTCATTCATTCATTGGTAATTGATCGATCAACTGGTGTTCATAACTGACCACAATTTTTCTTTGAttggacatacctacatgactgTTCAAGGCATAataatagttattgcatggatggtatTGGTAGGGTGTCAATGAGCAACCCAAAAGTCCATACAACTGATGGAAGCAGGCAAGATCTGGAGTTGATGATCTCCAGATGTGTGAATTGAAAATGACGTTTTAGAGcaaatatcatatttattacCCCGAGCAGCATTTATTGTATGAGCTGCAGTCGAATGGATAAACGGTGGGAGGGCCACGTGTTGGTaactaaattgtttgttgaacaacaacattcTCTTGATTAGCTTTCTCATTTATTGATCAGTTTATGGTATTTACTTTACAGACCTTCctttaactaaaatttaataaaattttagttacaatgAATTGTAATCACCATGACAACCACctgtcatcatcatgatcataACAGTGCAACaaaccaaattttatgtttatattttgataggAAATATATAaagtagtgaatatgatgcaacaaataaagaaatgaaatttaatgttgatgctgatgattACAAGAAGagattgtgaaatcaaataagaatgaatgctCAAAACTTTAAATTTAAGGTCAACCTCTTACTAGAGCATGATGTCTGACCAAAATTTTTTCTTTATATTCCACTCTTGACTCATGTCACTAATTGTGAATAATTATTAAGTTTTGATAATCATAATGAAATGCAGTGATTTATAAAATATAGTTATTTGAATTGTTGTGAATTGTTGTTTCAATCAAGAATATTTATTATACATGTCAGAGTTagttaggtgtgtgtgtgtgtgtgtgtgtgtgtgtgtgtgtgtgtgtttgtgtgtgtgtgtgtgtgtttgtgtgtgtgtgtgtgtgtgtgtgtgtgtgtgtgtgtgtttgagattttgtttgcgtttgtgtttgagtggTGTCTGCAGCTCAATTAGTgaggagaatggaaacatccgggacctttgcaTTATTAGTTCAAGTACAGGAAGAGCTCGGGAGTAGTTTCCTTATGCAAGGAACTCGTACATAATTTCCTCTCTAGACTCAAGAGTATATATAACTACCCGGTCATTTCTTGGGGATAAGAACATcttgcagcagatgggtacatgagggccttggtgtccagtcccagaatTGTGCCATAGCCGATGTTCTTGGACGCTCTCCCCAAGTTCAATTCGGATTGTTAAAGCTCTTTCGGAGAATTTACATTGTGCACGGAAGCCTTGTCTCTGGAGGCCAAGGGGAACTGTCTTCATTGTCATGTCTCACATGGATGACACCTAAAGAAGGGAATAGtaacattttgtgtgtgtgcatgtgtgtgtgtgtgtgtgtgtgtgtgtgtgtgtgtgtgtgtgtgtgtgtgtgtgtgtgtgtgtgtgtgtgtgtgtgtgtgtgtgtgtgtgtgtgtgtgtgtgtgtgtgtggtgctgtagctcaattgggtggagagtgcatttggagaatggagaCATCCGGGTTGCAAGTccgtgatggcgagctatggtgTAATTGGCAacaacttacacacaattgcttttcTCAACTTAGGAATATTAATACATTCCTTGTCTTTGACTGAGGTATACAAGACCGCTGATTTGGCAGTAACATGCAACAGACGGGTACGTTGAGCCTTTGTGTTTAGGCCCAGGGCGATGCCATTGTCTGTGCcgctggccaagctccaggtggagtGTAACGCTGGTCTTTAAGtttccacgtagcgcatggaggccctctCTCTCTAGGCAAGGAGAGCTATCTCCGTAACTGACACTATGGCCGACTCGAATGAGGTGGAGGTCTTCACatttgtcaagtgtgtgtgtgtgtgtgtgtgtgtgtgtgtgtgtgtgtgtgtgtgtgtcaatgtttACATTGTGTAGTCTGGTAAAATGTTAATTTTGTATTATTATCACATTTGATAAGTTTTAGTAATAaacagaaatttaattaacaaaataaaatttatttaattttacatttttactTTTGGTGTTTGCAGGTTGTACAAgctcaacagcaacagcatcaaATGTTCATCTTTCTACaccagtgacacaaacaatgaGGGTCAGTTGATTACATTTGTATTGATGTTCGGTAGTTGATTTTTAAATATTGCGTGggtgtgttgttttgttagatTTGCTACAGTAACTGCCTAGAACATTTCTTGATGTATACATCAATAATAAGAATTGCTGTTGTTTTAAACAGACCACTACACCTACACAACAACTGAGAAATGAAAGTTCAGAAAAGGAGAGAGAAATTGCTGAAATGAGAAGACAAATTACAGACCTACCGACAGCATTGAGAGGTGAGAGACAGCAGAGAGAAAATTCAGTTAGTTGTGGGTAATATTAATTTGGTTATGTCAGTATGGATTCTCATTTgtcaaatagtaaacaattaaAACCAAAAATTCAGTGTCTTGTGTTTGCCACAGTCCAGACTTTGTCATTGCCATCAAATTGTGTGGCTGTACAAGACAGTAAAACCAAAATTTCACTTTCGCTTTAGTTTATCAAGGCATGTCTGACCGGAGTGGAGAATATTAACCAGTTAAACAGCAACTAcagaaaacaaccagacagttTATACTGTTGTGTAGAGTTTGAGACCTTTTTCACTCATTTATATCAAACATTTTAAAAGATTTCTTATGTGACTACAATGCTGACAAcctagtggtggtggtggtggtggtggtggcagCGGCGGCGGTGGTGGCGGGGCTgaggcagcagcagcagcagctgcagcagcagtagtGGTTGTTGTCTCGTTCCTCTAGATAGACCGTGCTTGTCTAGAAGACGCCACCACACAGGATGGTCCCACTTCCATGCAGGCTGTGCGACTTGTTGTCTTTAGAGAGACTCCCCTGCAGCCTTGCAGTAAACTGAGGGGCCATGCGGTGGAGTGAATGAGAGGACCTCCTAGCATCATATTCCTGTACCATTTTTCATTAAGAAACCAGAGCTGTTATGAAGGTAACAGTCCATCgccacaatacaagactgatagGTCGACTCTATCTGTCATAACCCTCGACCGCCCTCGATGCACAGAGCGTACAGCTGGTCAGTGTCTGCCGCAGGATGGTGGACCTtgcatagagagaagtttcctggtctgtcgatcaagctgctgcagatTTGTGGTTCTCCAATGTATGACACCAAAACTGTAAATGAGAAGCAGCAGTGCAGATCCAATGATGGCCAGAAcctttatttattatttattatttactagtaaatgaagctgtgtttacaccgtcgcttcagagctacgagcgtgtgtttgtgtgcgtgtgtgtgtgtgtgtgtgtgtgtgtgtgtgtgtgtgtgtgtgtgtgagtgtgtgtgtgtgtgtgtgtgtgcaagtaagtgtccatttgtgtgtgtgcaagtgtccatgtgtgtgtgtgtgtttgtttgtttgtttgtgtgtgtgtgtttgtgtgtatgtgtgtgtgcgtgtgtttgtgtgtatgcgtgtgtgtgtgtgcatgtgtgtgtgtgtgtgtgtgtgtgtgtgtgtccatgtttgtgtgtgtgtgtgtgtgtgtgtgtgtgtgtgtgcgtgtgtggcacgtttatttattgtgaatattaatgtaaattttattaatttttgtctatttattgtcattatcattatttaatcattagcttgttgctagaatgtataattctttgaaaacacagggatgcgtcgatgtgattaaagataattaactaaatatcatcaatgtcccacagtACACtttagtacatgcacatgcgtgacagctgcaTCTCTTGCACGAAGCGGCTTGTTAttcacgttatttctcaattctgcatgtagcgctCTTGCTTGCATCACTTACGGCAGAGGCGTCGCTGGACGTCCAAAATTGGGGGGCAGCGCTAGGATTATTgtctattgtcaattgtctagacggccacgcctactaatattggggggccatggcccacccaggCCCCTATTGAGCGACGCCTCTGCTTACGGTGCATGGACACGATTAGCATGCTTTCATTGAGCCGTTGCTGTcactttcgttgagccgttgctatcatcttttgTTTCGTTAGGATTAATTCATTGTAGCTAGAGATGAATGTACGTGCAccggaaatactgtgaagcgacatgtatgtctagcgaccggatccagaagaaagcatgcagcgcaacgtttcctacgagtctttcttgcaagacgacgccGATCgctcatcatcagtcctacttacacttgtaaatatattcttgaacggagcgggcttgttatccacgatATTTCTCGATTCTGTTAAtctgtagcgctcgatcttgcatcactttcagttaattaacttttgaggtggacgagattatcgttgagccgtacgttgctagcatctttcgttccaatgataattcgtcgtatctagatagataaagattgatctcgcacgtctcctagaaatactgtaAAGCGACATGTAGTGACCGGCCAGAAAAAAGCAGCGTTAGcatttcctacgaatctttcttacaagacgacgtcgatcgttcatcatcagttctacttacaactaaaacgtattgctctcttgaagatcgcagatgacatgttggtcgtgcgcaatGGTACACATGcgtggtcccatgggacctttgcttggcttcttgtagaacgataaattcgtttgttttgcgattcttttgtaaaaagtaacaaacgcatcaACTATTACCTggtctttactctgcgcttctcggtttgacaaaagtttgaccgtaaaatggaggtttacgacatgtcggcttttctgtcataatgcgtgggattgttacgtcacccattgttgatgtgccaaaggacagctgattggctcaacaaattcccgagagtgatgcacactgacaagctagtattgcGTCACCCACGTTTTGCGTctcaaaacgattgctgattctcgacaaactccccgagtgtgacacacgcttacaaacaaacataggtagatagttacaaacaaacataggtacaaacataccgacagacagaccggaagtcaattcagcccgtttagagtgagcttctcgcgaagcagtccaccgctcattgtggtgtccttctttacgctcgtagcttaattattgtgtgtcgctatgcccctccattatgggcaagtggggtctttgtCCCCATCTAGGTGCCCACCCAcacggcaggtgagcccagcagagtacatgtttctgtgtagtccagacggcgatcaatgactagccaattccatatagattgcaggcattacggtgaccgcgaacatcgggacagcacgcctagtggctatcaatgaccaccaggaaagcactgaacgtctttgtcaacggaccgttcgccagaccacagaaactccccaacgactgaaacgagtcatagtctcatggataaacctagagaaacatgagaaagaaagacagacaagtttcataatatactgtcgtcactggggtttgaacccccaaaccatggagtggtagccattctcgctaaccactaagccacggcggtgacatttattatttatttattttattacttattattttcttatttattatttgttttatattttttatttattatttattatctattatttattttttattatttatgtgtcgtgctcaaccagatcagtctggtttgtaaagtctattacaagtacgggaagcaaaccctgcttcagaagtacttagaccatcacggctgtctagaaagaagacatgactttacgaaggattcgagtagatcccagaagcactgttttctgtaagtgctgcaggttgtgatgacctgcgtgcactgtgcccaaagctcccaagaccaccgaaaccaccagtgttcgacaatgccacatgcggcttatctccactcgcaagtcgctgtactttgccaacttctcagcatgtttcttgccgaTCTTGCCATCAGCaagacagctgatatcaataagaagagaagtgtttgtcttcttatttttgagacagatgtctggacgattggctttgatcttccttgcagttgggatggtggtatctcacatcatagtaatgtcatccgtctccacaagcttATCAGGATGATCctggtaccatctgctctccactggaaccccaaatgGTGACAAATATCCCAGTcaatggaggccacctgattgtgtcgatcagtgcaGTCCTTCGGTgtcaaagcactacagcctgccacaatgtggtcgactgtttccaggcctacactgcacatgtggcaagtaggactgacatcatgaTGTAGAAttttgcgctcatagtaccgagtccgaagagcttggtcttgagcagcaaccaccagtccctcagttgctgcaggaagattcgctgtctttagccatccgtaggtctctttcatgtccacaggcggttgctcagtgagacggtgATACTGCctgtgcataggcttcccgctccaggaccgcacacgaagagaactgcaacatgtATGGCAATGTCTCGCAtatgtttcaggcgcttgctcgaagccaccttcaacccaGATGGATatattcctgtgtaagctctgcgacttgtcgtccgaagcaacactcctctgcagctgtgcagtaaagcgacataccatgcgcttgatcgagtgtgaagattatCCGGAGTCACAGTCCCGTATCATTTGCATGagaggatcagaactgtcagcaaggtaacagttcaacCTCACAagacaagattgatatgtcgactcaatctgttgtaaccccctacccccatcactgcaaggagcgtacagtcggtcaatgTGTGCAGCAGGATTGTGggcaccgtgcatagagaggagctttctggtctgttgatcgagctgctgcaggtccatgcacccccaatgaatgacgccaaaactgtaagtgagaaccggtagtacaataacccgtccaactgatcagagtttctgtcatacagcttcagatcatccatgtaaagtagacgactgatgagctgacgttgggcagtctcaccatgcccagtggtcatccggtagtcGTAAGCGGTTTTCTTCAGCTccttactcagaggattgagagccatacagaagagaagtggagaaagtgagtcacttTGGAAAATACCtttcctgatctgcataagccttgtcttgatcctACTGTTCctgcaagaaagcaccattgATGTCcaccaactcttcatcacacgtgacaagAACTTGCACGATTCTGGACTAATCTTATGCATCTGAAGCCATTGGagcaactgtgtggcacgctgtgataggctttctggtagtccatccaagccatgctcaagctcttgtgccttgtcttacagtcttcggtaagcagcttgttgatcaacagctgatcctttgcaccaaaagaccCCTGTAGACAATCCTTCTGCTCCAGAGCCACgaggtttctctgaaccaaatgccctgcaatcctctgcctaaTGACTGatgtgagggtcttatagaaggcagacagacacgtgataggccggtaatttttgcccttgtcagtcttgtcattcttaggaatcagagtagttattccttgagacaaccagtcgggtacagagtctggattctgaactagcaggttgtagttacgagtcagatcagtgtgaagacacgtgatacgcttgaccaaGAAACCATAACCCTTGTCTGgtccaggagacttccagttccccatccttttgagacacgatgtgacttCATTGTCTGatataggtaaccactgctgctcatctttccggtgcgtctcgccatcggtttgacgtctcagccagaaggcagactcattgtgatgtacctcaggttctaggataccacctcAATACTCCTCGATCTCAGACTcagatggcggggaagtgacctggatagtctgcttacccaactctctgtaaaacagtccagcatctcgttgaaacaaaccgttctggcgaagtctcttaggATTGTTCTCTAGCGTCTTGGTCTGCTCGAccttattatttattatttattatttattatttattattatttattatttattctttattatttattattttttctttatttacagaacttatttgtttgcaattgctaacgcgaaatcaatcactttcttggttttacatCATCATATCTTTTATAATGAAAGATCAAAGATGAAATTGCACAAATATGGGTTTATTATGTGTGACATCAAAGTCGTGTTATTGGTGGGAAATCAGATGGCAGCTAGAATTTTTTTGTTCactcatttgtttatttgtattgtttgtatatttgatttttgtgtttgtttatcatgtGCGTATCAAGCAAGTGCATGTCAAGTTGAGGATTTACAAAGAGAGTTGGAGCAGCTCAGAGAAAGCAATCAAGCCATTCAAGCAGAGAAATCTGCTTTACAGCAGCAATTGGCTGATCAGGAGGCTGTGACTCGTACTGTCGCTGATGAGAATGAACGTCAAGTGGGAGAAGTAAGGAGATTGCTGCAGCTCATGCAGCGACGTGAcgaacacaacaaacaactacaaacagCAGTTGATGAGCAGGAACATTTAGCAGCacagaaacagagagaagCAAACGAACTGCAGGAGGAAATCACAAGAATGGCAAGTCGGTTAGATGACAATGAGAGACAACTGCAACAAAAGGAGGAAGAATTGGATTGCAAGAGAAACACAATAGAGCAACAGGGAAGCACAATAGAAGAGCAGAGAAGGCAAATGAATGTCTTGAGGCAGGAGGTGCAAGAGAAGCAGATGACTAATGAACGTCTAGCAAGAGCCTTACAGAGAAGTGAAAGTGCAGTGCAGGAGCTGCAacaacttcaacatcaatacgACAGCGTTACACTGATCCATGATGACAGTTTACACGTGACTGGATTAAAGTTGGGAGAAGGAGCTTATGGAGGTAACAGAAATTGGTGAATCGGTTTctctactgtatgtatgtgtgtattgatgGTGTATTGTAGAGGTTGGTGTTGGCATGTGGAGTGGTGTAAGAGTTGCTGTCAAGACATTTCATGAAGAACCGGTTAGAGTAGACGAACTCAACATTTCGTTCATTCAACGTGAAGTGTCGGTGTCCAGTCGTGTCCATCACCCCAATGTTGTATCCATCTGTGGAGCTATCATTGAGAATGAAGTTCCTCTTCGTATCGTCATGGAGCTTTTGGAAGGATCACTGAAAGATGTGATCAAAGCTGCTTTGAGAAGCAGATATCTGTCCACGAGGGAACAAGTGGATATAGCTGTgggatgtctgtgtggtgtgatgtatcTCCACCAGCTGCAGCCTGCTCTTCTTCACGGAGACATTCGCTCTACCAACATTCTCATCGGCAAGACCATGGAAGCCAAAATCGGTGATCTGGGCTCTTGTCGCTTCTCTAACGAGTCACTTTCTGTCGGTCCTCTCAGTCCACAATACATTGCACCAGAACGAGTCGTGGAAGGTCGTGCAGTGACCCCacgcaacacaacacaagccgACGTGTACAGCTTGGGAGTCACGTTTGTCGAGTTATTCACAGGAGTAGGTGCAGAGGTGAAACGGCGTAAGAGTCAGTTTCGAGCTGTTCCTTATGTTCCACTGCAGGACATTTGCTTTGCTATGGCAGAAGAGAATCCACGTGATCgcatttctgcagcagcagctctctTGCAAGTGAATGCAGTGAAGCAGAATGGCGAGTACACTTCGTGTCCTCCCAAAAGGATGGTGAAAGGCAAGAAACGCAATGAAGACAAAGTGATACTCGTAGAGATGCCGTGGATGTGACTTTAGAGCAGATAAttgtgatgtatttgtttgtccgtttgtctcgATTTATCCAACTTTGCAGCTTGTTATAAATGCAATAGATGATGTTGCACGTGTGTAGTCTGCTGTGCAATATGAGTCGACATTGAACTTTTTGATATTCTAGCAGTCGGTGTCATAGTTTTTAATTTACAGTTTCACTTTGTGCTGATGTGAATTGTACACATTTTTCGTAGCCTTTTTAAATGCTGTTTATCACTTTTGTATGTCAATGCTACAGCTGAGTATGAGTCTTTTATAATACAACTTGCCAATCGAACTCAAACTCCACACATACacgtttgtcagtctgtctgtatgtattcACTTTATACATTATGATGGATAATCAGTAAGTCATGTAGGACAACATGTGAA
Proteins encoded in this window:
- the LOC134197863 gene encoding probable serine/threonine-protein kinase DDB_G0271682 — encoded protein: MRTTTPTQQLRNESSEKEREIAEMRRQITDLPTALRASACQVEDLQRELEQLRESNQAIQAEKSALQQQLADQEAVTRTVADENERQVGEVRRLLQLMQRRDEHNKQLQTAVDEQEHLAAQKQREANELQEEITRMASRLDDNERQLQQKEEELDCKRNTIEQQGSTIEEQRRQMNVLRQEVQEKQMTNERLARALQRSESAVQELQQLQHQYDSVTLIHDDSLHVTGLKLGEGAYGEVGVGMWSGVRVAVKTFHEEPVRVDELNISFIQREVSVSSRVHHPNVVSICGAIIENEVPLRIVMELLEGSLKDVIKAALRSRYLSTREQVDIAVGCLCGVMYLHQLQPALLHGDIRSTNILIGKTMEAKIGDLGSCRFSNESLSVGPLSPQYIAPERVVEGRAVTPRNTTQADVYSLGVTFVELFTGVGAEVKRRKSQFRAVPYVPLQDICFAMAEENPRDRISAAAALLQVNAVKQNGEYTSCPPKRMVKGKKRNEDKVILVEMPWM